The genome window GCCGCAGCCGGCCAGTACCAAAATCAGGAAAGAAACAACAATAATTTTTTTCAATGAATACCTCCTTTAAACGAGACCATTACCCCTCTGGCTATAGCCGGTAGGGAGCCTTTCTGAACAAGGCTGCAAGACAGTTAAATCCAAAGTTCAATGCCCGCGGTCAGCTCATCAGTTGTTCCTTATCATCGGAATATTTATTGACCAGCAAAAGCAAAACCAAAACCGCAATAAACATCAAAGTCGACAGAGCGTTGATGCTGGGCTTAATTCCCCGTCTGGCCATGGTGTAAATCTTAATGGACAAATTGGTGACGCCCACTCCGGCCGTGAAATAGCTGATGACAAAGTCATCAATTGACATGGTAAAAGCCATAATCGCACCGGTGATAATACCGGGCTGAATTTCCGGCAAAACCACTTTGCGGAAAGCGTAAAAAGGCGTTGCTCCCAAATCCATAGCGGCATTAACCGTATCGTCCGGCATTTGCGCCAGCTTTGGCAGCACTGATAAAATGACATAGGGCACATTAAAGGCAATATGCGCAATCAGCATTGTGGTAAAGCCCAGTTTAAAGCGCAGTACCGCCAGTGCGGAAAACAAGGCCATCAACGAAATACCGGTTACGATATCGGGGTTAAGCAAAGGAATGTTGTTAACTGCCAGTAAAATCTTTTTCGGGCGCCGGCGCAGATGATGGATTCCGTAAGCGGTAATCGTACCGAAGACGGTGGCGACGGCCGAGGACAAAACAGCACACAGCACCGTGTAGTACAGGGCTTTCATAATGCTCTTATCCTTAAACAACTCCGAATACCAGCGCAGGGAAAAACCGCTCCAGGCAGCAGTTGATTTGGAGTTATTAA of Lachnospiraceae bacterium oral taxon 500 contains these proteins:
- a CDS encoding spermidine/putrescine ABC transporter permease; translation: MKKSLAKIYTFFIFFFLYAPILVLIIFSFNNSKSTAAWSGFSLRWYSELFKDKSIMKALYYTVLCAVLSSAVATVFGTITAYGIHHLRRRPKKILLAVNNIPLLNPDIVTGISLMALFSALAVLRFKLGFTTMLIAHIAFNVPYVILSVLPKLAQMPDDTVNAAMDLGATPFYAFRKVVLPEIQPGIITGAIMAFTMSIDDFVISYFTAGVGVTNLSIKIYTMARRGIKPSINALSTLMFIAVLVLLLLVNKYSDDKEQLMS